One genomic region from Salvia hispanica cultivar TCC Black 2014 chromosome 2, UniMelb_Shisp_WGS_1.0, whole genome shotgun sequence encodes:
- the LOC125205582 gene encoding trihelix transcription factor DF1-like: MMLGVSGLISPSAAVAENHESGGASGGSSEVGAAASSVLASGADENEKIGGGGGGNRWPRQETLALLKIRSDMDVTFRDASLKGPLWEEVSRKMAELGFQRSAKKCKEKFENVFKYHKRTKDGRASKQDAKAYRFFDQLEALENTSPNNHHFNPPPPPAMPTPVASASPTPLSVVPPKNISVGNPNPNPNPIITSSSSSPFQLQSHQQQQQQQQLQQIPPYFSNSTSSSTSSDEDIQRRSGRKRKWKEYLEKLMTDVVQKQEDLQKKFLEALERRERDRIAREEAWRVQEMARMNREHELLLQERSVAAAKDAAVISFLQKVTGQSNLQIPNFSPMPPPHSNPNPIPNPNSNPNSNPAPAAELNQIQIQQKAASSTPLEITPHRDNNGGGDDHISPSSSSRWPKAEVEALIKLRKDLEVKYQENGPKGPLWEEISKAMSGIGYCRSSKRCKEKWENINKYFKKVKESNKKRPEDSKTCPYFHQLDAMYKERAKSNVPSFNLGPIMARPEQQWPQQMHDQNHDNESENHDEGDENEDEDEEVGDYEMIATKQPASSVTNAVEGG, from the exons ATGATGCTTGGGGTTTCAGGCCTCATCAGCCCCTCCGCCGCGGTGGCGGAGAATCACGAGAGCGGCGGAGCCAGCGGCGGCAGCAGCGAGGTTGGCGCCGCGGCCAGCTCCGTCCTCGCGAGCGGCGcggatgaaaatgaaaaaattggcggcggcggcggcggaaaCCGGTGGCCGAGGCAGGAGACGCTGGCGCTGCTGAAAATTCGATCTGATATGGATGTTACCTTTCGAGATGCGAGCCTTAAAGGCCCATTATGGGAAGAAGTTTCCAG GAAAATGGCGGAGCTTGGGTTTCAACGGAGCGCTAAAAAATGCAAAGAGAAATTCGAGAACGTCTTCAAATATCACAAAAGGACTAAAGATGGCCGCGCATCCAAACAAGACGCTAAGGCGTATCGATTTTTCGATCAATTGGAAGCTCTCGAGAATACCTCTCCGAACAACCACCATTTCaaccctccgccgccgccggcaATGCCGACGCCTGTTGCGTCGGCGAGCCCGACGCCGCTCAGCGTAGTGCCTCCGAAAAATATATCCGTTGGGAATCCGAATCCGAATCCGAATCCGATaattacttcttcttcttcttctccgtTTCAATTGCAATCTCAccaacagcagcagcagcagcagcaattGCAGCAGATTCCGCCGTATTTTTCGAATTCGACGTCGTCGTCGACTTCCTCCGACGAGGATATACAGCGGAGGAGCGGGAGGAAGAGGAAGTGGAAGGAGTATTTGGAGAAGCTGATGACGGATGTGGTGCAGAAGCAGGAGGATCTGCAGAAGAAGTTTCTAGAAGCTCTGGAGCGGAGAGAGCGCGACCGCATCGCCCGGGAGGAGGCGTGGCGCGTGCAGGAAATGGCGAGGATGAATCGCGAGCACGAACTCCTCCTCCAGGAGAGATCCGTCGCCGCCGCCAAAGACGCCGCCGTCATCTCCTTCCTCCAAAAAGTCACCGGCCAATCCAATCTCCAGATCCCTAATTTCTCCCCAATGCCGCCTCCGCATTCAAATCCTAATCCAATTCCAAATCCGAATTCAAATCCGAATTCGAATCCAGCTCCGGCAGCGGAGCTGAATCAGATCCAGATCCAGCAAAAAGCAGCGTCGTCCACGCCATTAGAGATCACGCCGCACAGAGATAACAACGGCGGCGGAGATGATCATATTTCGCCGAGCTCGTCGTCGCGGTGGCCGAAGGCGGAGGTGGAGGCGCTGATCAAGCTGAGGAAGGATCTGGAAGTGAAGTACCAGGAGAACGGGCCGAAGGGCCCGCTGTGGGAGGAGATATCGAAGGCGATGAGCGGGATAGGTTACTGCAGAAGCTCAAAGAGATGTAAAGAGAAATGGGAGAACATCAACAAGTACTTCAAAAAGGTGAAGGAGAGCAACAAGAAACGGCCCGAAGACTCTAAAACATGCCCTTACTTCCACCAGCTCGACGCCATGTACAAGGAGCGGGCTAAGAGCAACGTCCCCTCGTTCAACCTCGGGCCCATCATGGCCCGGCCCGAACAGCAATGGCCTCAGCAGATGCACGACCAAAATCATGACAATGAGAGTGAGAATCACGACGAAGGCGATGAGAAtgaggacgaggacgaggaagTGGGGGATTACGAGATGATCGCGACGAAGCAGCCGGCTAGTTCGGTGACGAACGCCGTGGAGGGAGGTTAA
- the LOC125206034 gene encoding fructose-1,6-bisphosphatase, cytosolic isoform X1, giving the protein MDHAADAHRTDLMTITRYVLNEQSKHPESRGDFTILLSHIVLGCKFVCTAVNKAGLAKLIGLAGETNVQGEEQKKLDVLSNEVFVKALVSSGRTCILVSEEDEEATFVDPALRGKYCVVFDPLDGSSNIDCGVSIGTIFGIYAINDGVDPKIEDVLQPGKNMVAAGYCMYGSSCTLVLSTGKGVNGFTLDPSLGEFILTHPDIKIPKKGKIYSVNEGNAKNWDAPTAKYVEKCKFPQDGSPAKSLRYIGSMVADVHRTLLYGGIFLYPADKKSPNGKLRVLYEVFPMSYLMEQAGGQAFTGKQRALDLIPTKIHERSPIFLGSYDDVEEIKALYAAEGKK; this is encoded by the exons ATGGATCACGCGGCGGATGCTCACCGTACGGATTTGATGACCATAACGCGCTATGTGTTGAACGAGCAGTCCAAGCACCCGGAATCGCGCGGAGACTTCACCATCTTGCTTAGTCATATTGTTCTCGGCTGCAAATTCGTTTGCACTGCGGTTAACAAG GCTGGTTTGGCCAAGCTCATAGGACTTGCCGGAGAGACCAATGTGCAG GGGGAAGAGCAGAAAAAACTGGATGTGCTCTCAAATGAAGTCTTTGTCAAGGCCTTAGTCAGCAGTGGCCGGACT TGCATCCTTGTCTCCGAAGAGGATGAAGAGGCCACATTTGTTGATCCAGCCCTGCGTGGAAA GTATTGTGTTGTGTTTGACCCGTTGGATGGATCATCCAACATCGACTGTGGTGTTTCTATTGGAACT ATCTTTGGGATTTATGCAATCAATGACGGAGTTGACCCAAAGATAGAAGACGTCTTGCAGCCTGGGAAGAATATGGTAGCTGCAGGCTACTGTATGTATGGAAGCTCTTGCACG CTTGTTCTTAGTACTGGAAAAGGAGTTAATGGGTTCACACTCGATCCATCTCTTGGTGAATTCATATTGACTCACCCAGATATTAAG ATTCCcaagaaaggaaaaatttaTTCTGTCAATGAAGGAAATGCCAAGAATTGGGATGCACCAACCGCAAA GTATGTGGAAAAATGCAAGTTTCCCCAAGATGGATCGCCAGCAAAATCTCTGAGATACATTGGAAG TATGGTAGCTGATGTCCACCGCACTTTGCTCTATGGAGGCATCTTTTTGTACCCAGCTGATAAGAAAAGCCCAAATGGCAAACTACG GGTACTCTATGAAGTCTTCCCTATGTCGTATCTGATGGAACAAGCCGGTGGACAAGCATTTACGGGGAAACAAAGG GCACTCGACTTGATTCCTACAAAGATACATGAGCGTTCACCGATATTCCTTGGTAGCTATGACGATGTCGAGGAGATCAAAGCCTTGTACGCTGCtgaagggaaaaaataa
- the LOC125207397 gene encoding ubiquitin carboxyl-terminal hydrolase MINDY-3-like produces the protein MSIADQEDEDLQMALRLSMQQHESPEPKRSKSKEESGAADSAEESPEAKTRRRQRELMAAAAEKRMAASSSVEVVEDVDIVGPDEEDKGKGVSLDEGEAKDGDSAVELQEAEANQLFSMIFGEGVSKDVLTQWCNQGIRFSSDPETSMGLVQHEGGPCGVLAAIQGFVLKYLLFSPEETSNGVPNNFSNLAIRRESKNEPVSADIFSSLSEERKSRALVKGMSEILFLCGSNKAAVIASLNVLPDETAEAAQGSEDEVIAKLLGGLSVESGSHLQKVLRIDTCTSRSRAIQVLEALLPVFRSRFGALLFLISALLSRGLHTVQEDRDDPSQPLVTAPFGHASQEIVNLLLSGNAVANVFDGKIDLGDGMSVKGISTTVQVGFLTLLESLNYCKVGQYLKCPNWPIWVVGSESHYTVLFALDTKVQEENELENRESQIRKAFDAHDQSGGGGFISVEAFHQIIKELRINLAREKVDQLCSTDFIVWNEFWQALLDLDQSLGGLKDPTGPMGKEGFHLYHFNGIAKLSVSGSQASSGNEIPIQRPRLTMVRVTVPPRWTSEEMTVSLPVESTPGTNESNATQVSCPQPAQHAPLVDCIRTRWPSAICNWDGDAPSIV, from the exons ATGTCGATTGCGGATCAGGAAGATGAGGATTTGCAGATGGCGCTGCGGCTGAGCATGCAGCAGCACGAGTCGCCGGAGCCGAAGCGGAGCAAGTCCAAGGAGGAGTCCGGCGCGGCCGATTCGGCGGAGGAGTCTCCGGAGGCGAAGACTAGGCGGAGGCAACGGGAATTAATGGCTGCTGCTGCTGAGAAGCGGATGGCTGCCTCCTCGAGCGTGGAAGTTGTGGAGGATGTGGATATTGTGGGTCCGGATGAGGAGGATAAAGGGAAAGGCGTGAGCCTGGATGAAGGTGAGGCCAAAGATGGAGATTCAGCGGTGGAGCTGCAGGAGGCGGAGGCGAACCAGCTTTTCTCGATGATTTTTGGGGAAGGGGTTAGTAAAGACGTGCTTACGCAATGGTGCAATCAGGGAATTAG GTTTAGTTCGGATCCTGAAACATCTATGGGGCTAGTACAGCATGAAGGTGGGCCCTGTGGCGTCTTGGCAGCTATACAA GGTTTTGTGCtcaaatatcttttattttctccagAGGAAACCAGTAATGGTGTGCCAAATAATTTCTCGAATTTGGCTATTAGAAGGGAGTCGAAGAATGAGCCTGTTTCAGCTGATATTTTCTCATCACTTTCAGAGGAAAGAAAGTCAAG AGCCTTGGTGAAGGGTATGAGCGAAATACTCTTTCTATGTGGAAGCAATAAAGCAGCAGTGATAGCATCTTTGAATGTTCTTCCTGATGAAACTGCAGAGGCTGCACAGGGCTCAGAGGATGAG GTCATTGCAAAGTTACTTGGAGGTCTTTCTGTTGAATCGGGGTCTCACTTACAGAAAGTTCTGCGGATTGATACCTGTACTTCCCGATCAAGAGCAATTCAAGTGCTTGAAGCTCTGCTTCCTGTTTTTCGAAGTCGCTTTGGAGCGTTGCTCTTCTTAATATCTGCATTATTATCTCGAGGACTG CACACTGTTCAAGAGGACAGGGATGACCCGTCTCAACCATTAGTGACTGCTCCTTTTGGGCATGCATCACAG GAAATTGTGAACTTATTGCTCTCTGGGAATGCTGTTGCTAATGTGTTCGATGGGAAGATTGACTTGGGGGATGGCATGTCCGTGAAAGGCATCTCAACGACAGTACAAGTTGGATTCCTCACTCTGTTGGAGTCCCTCAACTATTGTAAGGTTGGCCAGTATCTTAAATGCCCAAACTGGCCGATATGGGTAGTCGGAAGTGAATCTCACTACACAGTCTTATTTGCTCTCGACACCAAAGTCCAAGAGGAGAATGAACTTGAGAATAGAGAATCACAGATTCGGAAAGCATTTGATGCTCATGACCAAAGTGGTGGTGGCGGCTTCATAAGTGTTGAAGCATTCCATCAAATTATCAAGGAATTGAGGATTAACCTTGCCCGTGAGAAGGTCGATCAGCTTTGCAGTACAGATTTCATCGTATGGAATGAGTTTTGGCAGGCTCTACTTGATTTGGACCAGAGTTTAGGTGGCCTGAAGGACCCAACTGGACCAATGGGAAAGGAGGGTTTTCATCTTTACCATTTTAATGGGATCGCCAAACTGAGTGTGAGTGGCAGTCAGGCATCGTCTGGGAACGAAATCCCGATACAAAGACCTAGATTAACGATGGTGCGAGTAACTGTTCCACCAAGATGGACTTCTGAGGAAATGACAGTTAGTCTGCCCGTGGAATCTACCCCAGGTACAAATGAATCCAATGCGACTCAAGTATCTTGTCCTCAACCTGCTCAGCACGCACCTCTGGTCGATTGCATTAGGACGCGGTGGCCTAGTGCTATATGCAACTGGGACGGGGATGCACCGAGCATTGTCTGA
- the LOC125206562 gene encoding glutathione S-transferase T3-like: protein MDWFNSDQCQMDDFVNSQNCSTEGKGKAADEDGPKKYSPQETMWLAKNYVDVSEDAVIDNQQSGKAFWQRIADKYNAGRSEGSFERTYVKLRKHWGRVQKEINKWNGKWTNVVRMWPSGHSEMDLMDKAKADYFADGKKHFKYFDVWKLVKKSPKYTGGAEAAAKRTKVAAGHYTSSEGGPPIDLNVTNDDFFLSSPGTESRPMGTKAAKRKAKGKTTASYSAMPPPPPNPSLDKISDSMSDMSITLRMGQLTELTSRDTSRMSEYELELHREMIEYLRAQMKKK from the exons ATGGATTGGTTTAACAGCGACCAATGCCAGATGGACGATTTCGTGAACTCCCAGAACTG CTCCACggagggcaagggcaaggctGCCGATGAGGATGGGCCGAAGAAGTACAGTCCGCAGGAGACAATGTGGCTGGCCAAGAACTATGTCGACGTCTCCGAGGACGCTGTGATCGACAACCAGCAAAGCGGCAAAGCGTTCTGGCAGCGGATTGCGGATAAGTACAACGCTGGTCGATCCGAAGGCTCGTTCGAGCGTACCTACGTGAAGCTACGCAAGCATTGGGGTCGGGTGCAGAAGGAGATTAACAAGTGGAATGGCAAGTGGACTAACGTAGTCCGGATGTGGCCGAGCGGGCACAGCGAGATGGACCTTATGGACAAGGCCAAGGCAGATTACTTCGCTGACGGGAAGAAGCACTTCAAGTACTTCGACGTTTGGAAGCTTGTCAAGAAGAGCCCGAAGTACACTGGTGGGGCTGAAGCGGCGGCGAAGAGAACCAAAGTCGCCGCCGGACACTACACTTCGAGCGAAGGAGGTCCGCCAATCGACCTTAACGTGACAAACGATGACTTCTTCCTCTCATCTCCTGGTACTGAAAGCCGTCCGATGGGCACAAAGGCGGCAAAGAGGAAAGCAAAGGGAAAGACAACTGCGAGCTACTCCGCTATGCCGCCACCGCCACCCAATCCTTCCTTGGACAAGATATCAGACTCTATGTCGGATATGAGTATTACGTTGCGGATGGGCCAGCTGACGGAGTTGACATCGAGGGATACCTCGAGAATGTCGGAGTACGAGCTCGAATTGCACCGTGAGATGATCGAATACCTTCGCgcacaaatgaagaaaaaatag
- the LOC125207867 gene encoding vacuolar iron transporter homolog 2-like, with the protein MASNPIQNPNSSILEQGDIEQEFDYSKRSQWLRAAVLGANDGLVSTASLMMGVGAVKHAIKAMVLAGFAGLVAGACSMAIGEFVSVYSQLDIELAQLKRDEKRAGVATSEEEKREGGNLPNPIQAAAASALAFSVGAMVPLLAASFIEEYRVRVGVVVAAVSVALVGFGWLGAALGRAPAGRATARVLVGGWLAMALTFGLTKLIGSKGL; encoded by the coding sequence atggcTTCCAACCCAAtacaaaaccctaattcctCCATCCTCGAGCAAGGCGACATCGAGCAAGAATTCGACTACTCGAAACGCTCCCAATGGCTGCGCGCAGCCGTCCTTGGCGCCAACGACGGCCTCGTCTCCACGGCCTCCCTCATGATGGGCGTGGGGGCTGTCAAGCACGCCATCAAGGCCATGGTCCTCGCCGGCTTCGCGGGCCTCGTGGCCGGCGCCTGCTCCATGGCCATCGGCGAGTTCGTCTCCGTCTACTCCCAGCTCGACATCGAGCTCGCCCAGCTCAAGAGGGACGAGAAGCGCGCCGGCGTCGCCACCTCTGAGGAGGAAAAGAGAGAGGGCGGGAATTTGCCGAACCCGATtcaggcggcggcggcgtcgGCGCTGGCGTTCTCGGTGGGGGCGATGGTGCCGTTGCTGGCGGCGTCGTTCATAGAGGAGTATAGGGTGAGGGTgggggtggtggtggcggcggTGAGCGTGGCGCTGGTGGGGTTCGGGTGGCTGGGGGCGGCGCTGGGGAGGGCGCCGGCGGGGAGGGCGACGGCCAGGGTTTTGGTCGGAGGGTGGCTGGCGATGGCGTTGACGTTTGGTTTGACCAAGTTGATTGGATCCAAAGGGTTGTGA
- the LOC125206034 gene encoding fructose-1,6-bisphosphatase, cytosolic isoform X2, whose protein sequence is MDHAADAHRTDLMTITRYVLNEQSKHPESRGDFTILLSHIVLGCKFVCTAVNKAGLAKLIGLAGETNVQGEEQKKLDVLSNEVFVKALVSSGRTCILVSEEDEEATFVDPALRGKYCVVFDPLDGSSNIDCGVSIGTIFGIYAINDGVDPKIEDVLQPGKNMVAAGYCMYGSSCTIPKKGKIYSVNEGNAKNWDAPTAKYVEKCKFPQDGSPAKSLRYIGSMVADVHRTLLYGGIFLYPADKKSPNGKLRVLYEVFPMSYLMEQAGGQAFTGKQRALDLIPTKIHERSPIFLGSYDDVEEIKALYAAEGKK, encoded by the exons ATGGATCACGCGGCGGATGCTCACCGTACGGATTTGATGACCATAACGCGCTATGTGTTGAACGAGCAGTCCAAGCACCCGGAATCGCGCGGAGACTTCACCATCTTGCTTAGTCATATTGTTCTCGGCTGCAAATTCGTTTGCACTGCGGTTAACAAG GCTGGTTTGGCCAAGCTCATAGGACTTGCCGGAGAGACCAATGTGCAG GGGGAAGAGCAGAAAAAACTGGATGTGCTCTCAAATGAAGTCTTTGTCAAGGCCTTAGTCAGCAGTGGCCGGACT TGCATCCTTGTCTCCGAAGAGGATGAAGAGGCCACATTTGTTGATCCAGCCCTGCGTGGAAA GTATTGTGTTGTGTTTGACCCGTTGGATGGATCATCCAACATCGACTGTGGTGTTTCTATTGGAACT ATCTTTGGGATTTATGCAATCAATGACGGAGTTGACCCAAAGATAGAAGACGTCTTGCAGCCTGGGAAGAATATGGTAGCTGCAGGCTACTGTATGTATGGAAGCTCTTGCACG ATTCCcaagaaaggaaaaatttaTTCTGTCAATGAAGGAAATGCCAAGAATTGGGATGCACCAACCGCAAA GTATGTGGAAAAATGCAAGTTTCCCCAAGATGGATCGCCAGCAAAATCTCTGAGATACATTGGAAG TATGGTAGCTGATGTCCACCGCACTTTGCTCTATGGAGGCATCTTTTTGTACCCAGCTGATAAGAAAAGCCCAAATGGCAAACTACG GGTACTCTATGAAGTCTTCCCTATGTCGTATCTGATGGAACAAGCCGGTGGACAAGCATTTACGGGGAAACAAAGG GCACTCGACTTGATTCCTACAAAGATACATGAGCGTTCACCGATATTCCTTGGTAGCTATGACGATGTCGAGGAGATCAAAGCCTTGTACGCTGCtgaagggaaaaaataa
- the LOC125204775 gene encoding nuclear intron maturase 2, mitochondrial: protein MHRTVVLWSRRGIRNRATIFSRSSTFINSQLNNDVRSRNDNDVFSFRAFTYSTYSFTRLPPNPNDPATLMKEDGVAVCSQMWIENFREPDKTVTNLTNYLRRFELWVLAYQKVCADATGAYMPRSSITRSALEDLLALRNAVLDCRFKWGARLEFFIRSPNDKTDYESLSKRKIKAILTTTQPSPFQDKIVQEVLLMVLEPVYEARFSQKSYAFRPGRNAHTVLRVIRRSFAGYLWYIKGDLSSVLDGMKVGMVINALMRDVRDKKVIDLIKAALTTPVITGRPDDGEKKKKKKRKYQKKRVLAEDEPKPDPYWLETFFGFAPEEAEIHPSWGHCGILSPLLANICLDELDRWMEDKVKEFYKPSTSDVIWNSPDGEAEQGNTSWPEFVPTSGPDKTRKIDYIRYGGHILIGVRGPRADAATLRKQLIEFCDEKYMLKLDNECLPIEHITKGIMFLDHVLCRRVVYPTLRYTATGGKIISEKGVGTLLSVTASLKQCIKQFRKLSFLKGDRDPDPQPCFRMFHATQAHTNAQMNKFLSTMVEWYRYADNRKKIVNFCSYILRGSLAKLYAAKYKLRSRAKVYKIGARNLSRPLKEKKGQSPEFHNLLRMGLVESIDGLQYTRMSLVPETDYSPLPLGWRPDHEKALLEYIKLEDSRTLEEQRECLKECGLVSPQDYISMLVWNYKRNAISVNHVPYILSSENEISKESGLLSSNDESFEDDKDRCIME from the coding sequence ATGCATCGAACTGTGGTATTATGGAGCCGTAGAGGAATCAGAAACAGAGCTACGATTTTCTCACGCAGTTCAACATTTATCAACTCTCAATTGAATAATGATGTGCGTTCCAGAAATGATAATGATGTTTTTTCATTCAGAGCATTTACATACAGCACTTATTCTTTCACAAGGCTGCCACCTAATCCAAATGACCCGGCCACCTTGATGAAGGAGGATGGTGTGGCGGTTTGTTCCCAAATGTGGATTGAGAATTTCAGGGAGCCTGATAAAACTGTTACTAATTTGACAAATTATTTGAGAAGGTTTGAGTTGTGGGTGTTGGCTTACCAGAAGGTGTGTGCGGATGCGACTGGGGCATACATGCCCCGTAGCTCCATCACGCGTTCTGCACTGGAGGATTTGTTGGCGCTGCGCAATGCAGTCCTTGATTGCAGGTTTAAGTGGGGGGCTAGGCtggaattttttattaggtCCCCCAATGACAAGACTGATTATGAATCTTTGTCGAAGAGGAAGATTAAGGCAATCTTGACTACCACGCAGCCTTCACCTTTCCAGGATAAGATTGTCCAGGAGGTGCTTTTGATGGTTTTGGAGCCGGTGTATGAGGCAAGGTTTTCGCAGAAGTCATATGCGTTTAGGCCCGGAAGGAATGCCCACACAGTTCTGAGGGTGATCAGAAGAAGTTTTGCTGGTTACTTGTGGTATATAAAGGGGGATTTGAGTTCAGTGCTCGATGGTATGAAGGTTGGAATGGTGATCAATGCTCTGATGAGGGATGTTAGGGATAAGAAAGTGATTGATTTGATAAAGGCTGCATTGACCACACCAGTTATTACCGGTAGACCTGATGatggagaaaagaaaaagaaaaagaagaggaagtatCAGAAGAAAAGAGTTTTGGCAGAGGATGAGCCGAAACCTGATCCATATTGGTTGGAAACGTTTTTCGGGTTTGCACCAGAGGAGGCTGAGATACATCCTTCTTGGGGTCATTGTGGAATCCTGAGTCCTCTTTTGGCTAACATATGCCTTGATGAATTGGACCGCTGGATGGAAGACAAAGTTAAGGAATTTTATAAGCCGTCAACTAGTGATGTCATATGGAACAGTCCTGATGGGGAGGCAGAACAAGGAAATACATCTTGGCCGGAATTTGTTCCTACCAGTGGTCCAGATAAGACTCGGAAAATTGATTACATACGTTATGGTGGTCACATCTTGATTGGAGTTAGAGGACCAAGGGCAGATGCAGCAACTCTAAGAAAACAGTTGATAGAGTTCTGTGATGAGAAGTATATGTTAAAACTGGATAATGAGTGCCTACCCATTGAGCATATAACTAAAGGCATTATGTTTCTTGACCATGTATTATGCCGTAGAGTTGTTTATCCTACTCTTCGGTATACAGCTACTGGTGGAAAAATTATCAGTGAAAAAGGCGTGGGAACTTTGTTGTCAGTTACAGCTAGTTTGAAACAGTGCATTAAACAATTTAGAAAGTTGAGTTTTCTCAAGGGAGATAGAGACCCAGATCCACAACCTTGTTTTAGAATGTTTCATGCTACACAGGCTCACACAAATGCTCAGATGAATAAGTTTTTGTCAACAATGGTGGAGTGGTACAGATATGCCGATAACAGGAAGAAAATAGTCAACTTTTGTTCATACATCCTTAGAGGCTCACTAGCAAAACTCTATGCTGCCAAATACAAACTGAGGTCAAGAGCCAAGGTTTACAAGATTGGTGCTCGGAATTTGAGTCGTCCcctaaaagaaaagaaagggcAATCACCGGAGTTCCATAATTTATTGAGAATGGGTCTTGTAGAATCAATAGATGGGCTTCAGTATACCCGAATGTCTCTAGTACCTGAAACAGACTATTCTCCATTGCCATTAGGTTGGAGACCAGATCATGAGAAAGCATTGCTTGAATATATAAAGCTTGAGGACTCGAGAACTCTGGAGGAGCAACGAGAATGCCTAAAGGAATGTGGCCTGGTTTCACCTCAGGATTATATTTCAATGCTTGTGTGGAATTACAAAAGGAATGCCATTTCAGTAAATCATGTTCCTTATATACTAAGTAGTGAGAATGAAATAAGTAAAGAATCCGGCTTATTGAGCTCAAATGATGAAAGCTTTGAGGACGACAAGGATAGATGTATTatggaataa